The following DNA comes from Paraburkholderia sp. PGU19.
AAACGCGCGCGCTGGTCCGTGCGCTCACCGTGCGTGCCGATCTCGAAGCCGCGCGCGCCAACCATCGCGGCGGCGAGTTCGTGCTGCCGGAGTCGTATCGCGAGCTCGCCGAAGAGCAGGAGAACGCGCAGACGAAGACCGCGCGACAACCGTCGGGCGATGCGCCCGCGTTCGCGTCGCACGCTTTCTTGCGCGCCTGATAAGAGGAGCCGTTCATGTCGATCTCCACGATTGCCGAAACCGCCGTTCACGCCGCCGCCGATGCTGCGAAGCCCGAAGCTTTGCCGCAGATGCCCGCGGCCGAATCCGTCAGCCGTTTCGAAGACCTGATGCAGCAGCCGCTCGCCATGCCCGGCAACGACGCGACGCAGCACGCGGGCAGTCATTTTGTCGACGCGATCCGCAAGCAGGACGGCCAGAT
Coding sequences within:
- a CDS encoding type III secretion protein, yielding MSISTIAETAVHAAADAAKPEALPQMPAAESVSRFEDLMQQPLAMPGNDATQHAGSHFVDAIRKQDGQMEAALEQVETLSANAGSLTPTQQIAAAAQVSLNLSLAQFDFQTKMAVVSASKSSAETLMKNQ